A region of Nitrospinota bacterium DNA encodes the following proteins:
- a CDS encoding helix-turn-helix transcriptional regulator: MKPNRVREIRESKMMSKAELARKTGLSVQTIDRVEKGYFCRLDTKRKILIALGLDLDDRVGVFGDD; encoded by the coding sequence CTGAAGCCGAACAGGGTTAGGGAGATCCGTGAGTCCAAGATGATGAGTAAAGCTGAGCTGGCGCGGAAAACCGGGCTTTCGGTTCAGACCATCGATCGGGTGGAGAAAGGGTACTTTTGCAGGTTGGACACCAAGCGGAAGATTCTAATCGCCCTGGGGCTGGATCTGGACGACCGCGTCGGGGTTTTTGGCGACGACTGA
- a CDS encoding PilN domain-containing protein, with protein sequence MIRINLLADRHAKDRLLIQQQLVMGLMIIAGAFVLCGFWWQAKASQITDTSEKIESSKKELETQKKIREEVRKMEVQEKQLSSILGAINMLVEFKRGPTPYLDNLNVILPPEIWLTNLNDLRGQVTVQGYSFANTAVARLMKGMEESDQFANVELKEITQAKIGNETLMKFTVQAMTAIGLKIQEEERKRKEAEEAAKAASKPSAKNGAKKEKKE encoded by the coding sequence ATGATCAGGATCAACCTTCTCGCGGACCGCCACGCTAAAGACCGTCTGTTAATACAGCAACAGCTTGTGATGGGGCTGATGATCATCGCGGGCGCTTTCGTGCTGTGCGGGTTCTGGTGGCAGGCCAAGGCCAGCCAGATAACCGACACCTCCGAGAAGATCGAAAGCTCCAAGAAGGAGCTGGAGACCCAGAAGAAGATAAGAGAAGAAGTCAGGAAGATGGAGGTCCAGGAGAAGCAGTTATCGTCCATCCTGGGGGCCATCAACATGCTGGTGGAGTTCAAGCGCGGCCCCACGCCTTACCTGGACAACCTCAACGTCATACTCCCTCCGGAGATATGGCTGACAAATCTCAACGACCTGCGGGGCCAGGTGACCGTCCAGGGTTATTCGTTCGCGAACACGGCCGTGGCCAGGCTCATGAAGGGCATGGAGGAGTCGGACCAGTTCGCCAACGTGGAGCTCAAGGAGATCACGCAGGCCAAGATCGGTAATGAGACCCTCATGAAATTCACCGTGCAGGCGATGACCGCCATCGGGTTGAAGATTCAGGAGGAGGAGAGAAAGCGGAAGGAGGCTGAGGAAGCGGCCAAGGCGGCCTCTAAGCCCTCGGCCAAGAACGGGGCCAAGAAGGAGAAGAAGGAATAG
- the pilM gene encoding type IV pilus assembly protein PilM: MLFALTNRPCLGVDIGSYSIKLALVKKTKRGYELANFGMIPLPPDAIVEREVENPGAVSDTLKNLMAAEKVPSSIKNCAFSVSGQSVIIKKITVPLMSEDDLAESIQQEAEQYIPFDIDEVNVDFQIVKHEGPIPKKGQKLPENEDRQMDVLLVAVKKDVLGEQAEILKNAGLKPSVADLDVFALENGYEAAYGLDADDTVALVNIGASITNVNIIENGITAYTRDIPMGGNKISETIQKNMNVPFKEAEKYKLGVFEGGLRREQVIPHLKAGLAAICDELKKTFDMYHRTSESRVRRVRVCGGTAMIEGVETIMGQELGLSCELINPFRNIKVNTKVFDPEYIEKIAPMAVVAVGLAIRRLGDK; this comes from the coding sequence GTGTTATTCGCATTGACCAACAGGCCCTGTCTTGGGGTGGACATAGGTTCCTACTCCATAAAGCTTGCGCTAGTCAAAAAGACCAAGCGCGGTTACGAACTCGCTAATTTCGGCATGATCCCCTTGCCTCCCGATGCGATCGTGGAGCGGGAGGTGGAGAACCCCGGAGCCGTATCCGACACCCTGAAAAACCTCATGGCCGCCGAGAAGGTGCCTTCTTCCATCAAGAACTGCGCTTTCTCCGTTTCCGGCCAGTCGGTGATCATAAAGAAGATCACCGTGCCACTTATGAGCGAAGACGACCTGGCCGAATCCATCCAGCAGGAGGCCGAGCAATACATTCCTTTCGACATAGACGAGGTCAATGTAGATTTCCAGATAGTCAAGCACGAGGGTCCCATCCCCAAGAAGGGGCAGAAACTGCCGGAGAATGAAGACCGGCAGATGGACGTGCTTCTTGTGGCCGTGAAAAAGGATGTGCTGGGCGAGCAGGCGGAAATTTTAAAGAACGCTGGGCTCAAGCCGTCGGTGGCGGACCTGGACGTGTTCGCCCTGGAGAACGGTTACGAGGCGGCGTATGGGCTGGACGCCGACGACACCGTGGCGCTGGTGAACATAGGCGCCTCAATCACCAACGTGAACATAATAGAGAACGGCATAACCGCCTACACCAGGGACATTCCCATGGGGGGCAACAAGATATCCGAGACGATCCAGAAGAACATGAACGTGCCCTTTAAGGAAGCGGAAAAGTACAAGCTGGGCGTGTTTGAGGGGGGCCTCCGCCGTGAGCAGGTGATACCCCACTTAAAGGCCGGTTTGGCCGCGATCTGCGACGAGCTGAAGAAAACTTTCGACATGTACCACCGCACCTCGGAGAGCCGTGTAAGGCGGGTGCGCGTTTGCGGCGGCACCGCCATGATCGAAGGGGTGGAGACCATTATGGGCCAGGAGCTGGGGCTTTCCTGCGAGCTGATAAACCCCTTCCGGAACATAAAGGTGAACACCAAGGTCTTCGATCCGGAATACATCGAGAAAATCGCGCCGATGGCCGTTGTGGCCGTTGGGCTTGCCATCAGAAGGCTGGGCGACAAATGA
- a CDS encoding type 4a pilus biogenesis protein PilO, producing MDLDKVFEKIPYEKLYPLPNWQRFAAVGGVAVLLLVIFYFLVIRGQDETIVQLEQDLAKVQKEVEDNRAHASKLNKLKEKITKLEADRAEAAKQLPSEKEIPELLEQVSNLGTQSQLEFLTFKPQPEQMREFYAEVPVSIEVTGKFHNILMFFDEIAHLPRIVTIGDMKMQTVATGAKQAAPAAKQQAQQQGTKIQLSCMATTYRFLEGAVGAKDGDKGKAAPGTAPGAVPAPGAPPAPPAAPASAEGGKK from the coding sequence GTGGATCTCGACAAGGTTTTTGAGAAAATCCCCTACGAGAAGCTATATCCTTTGCCCAACTGGCAAAGGTTCGCGGCGGTGGGCGGCGTGGCCGTCCTTCTGCTGGTCATCTTCTATTTCCTCGTTATCCGCGGTCAGGACGAAACCATAGTCCAGCTGGAGCAGGACCTGGCGAAGGTCCAGAAGGAAGTGGAGGACAACCGCGCCCACGCCAGCAAGCTCAACAAACTCAAAGAAAAGATCACCAAGCTGGAGGCCGACCGGGCGGAGGCCGCAAAACAGCTTCCCTCTGAAAAAGAAATCCCCGAGCTTCTGGAGCAGGTTTCAAACCTCGGCACCCAGAGCCAGCTGGAGTTCCTTACTTTCAAACCCCAGCCTGAGCAGATGAGGGAGTTTTACGCCGAGGTGCCGGTGAGCATAGAGGTTACCGGCAAGTTCCATAACATCCTCATGTTCTTCGACGAGATAGCGCATCTGCCCAGGATAGTCACCATCGGGGACATGAAGATGCAGACGGTGGCCACGGGCGCCAAGCAGGCGGCCCCGGCGGCCAAACAACAGGCCCAGCAACAGGGCACCAAGATCCAGCTTTCGTGTATGGCCACCACTTACCGGTTCCTCGAGGGCGCCGTCGGCGCCAAGGATGGGGATAAGGGCAAGGCGGCTCCAGGAACAGCTCCCGGCGCGGTTCCCGCGCCTGGCGCTCCGCCAGCGCCACCGGCCGCTCCGGCAAGCGCTGAGGGGGGCAAGAAATGA